In Nitrospira sp. MA-1, the DNA window CAAGGACGTGGCCATAGTTAAATCCGGAAATCCCGTCAGCACAATCAACGAGACACGTGGGAATTCTTTCTGAAAAAACTGAATGGCCTCAAGTCCGTTCAGTTTGGGCATTCGGATATCAGTGAGGATCACGTCCAGTAAAAGAGGGTTTTCTCCACTTTTGATTTCTTGCACGGCCTGTTGACCGTCTTCGGCTTCAATCACCTCGTAGCCGGCTTTTTCCAATGACAATTTCACAACTTTGCGTACATCCGGCTCGTCGTCAACGACCAGGATCCGGCCCAATGTGGCTTGACCACTGAACATTGCTGCAGTTCGAGATTTACTTGTCGTTTGTTCCATGAGCGCTCTCCTTTGGTGAAAATTGTTAAGGGACCTTTGGATTTCTTCTCTTCATGTCATAAACATCAGCAAACCAAATGCCAAATGACATAAATGATATAAAAATAAGGAATATCAATTGCTTATGACGTATGAAAAAATATCCAGCAACGAAAAAAGCGGTGAAGCGTTAAGCTTGATTTAACGAATTGAGTTAACGAGTTAACAGCTCAAGGTTTCGAAGATTTATGGGTTTGCTTGAATGGTAGGGGGATCCAATTTTATTGAGGGAAACTTAAAAAGCCGCCCGTGAGGTTGAAGACCTTGATGAAGCCATGCTGAAGGAGAATGCGCGCAGCAAGGTATCCGCGTAATCCGACTCGACAATAGACGACGGTTTCTTGGGAGGGATCCAGTTGCTGAAGATGGTCTCTCAGCTCATCCACGGGAATGAGGCTACTATGTGGGTCGAGGTGTGAGCTGTTGAATTCGGAATCTCCTGATTTAGGGAGTATAGGGAGAACGTCGTGTAAAGGCGGTCTAAGGAAGTTCATGAAGGAGAAGAGATTTTTGCATCGGCAGACTTTTATGTCTAGACCGCTACTCCGCGTGGATAGGGAGTTACCCGAGAGGGAGGACAGAATAGTGGGTGATGATCGTGAAACATATGTCGTTCGGCCAGTATCGGTAGTCGGGTTTCATAATTGGTTTTATTGGCTGGACTCCCTAAATTCAGACTGTTAGGATCGGCCCTTATGGAGAAAATATCTCAAAAAGTGCGTGCTGTTTTCGATGAAAATTCATCTCGAGGATCCGATTGGGTCAAGGAACAAAGCATTGACGTCTATTTTTCTGCTGATGTTGAGACGGATGGTCCCATCCCTGGTCCCTATTCCCTTCTTTCGTTCGCCCTGGTCTATGCTGGCCGTTTTGATGGCCATAAATTTGAATCACCTGAAAACCTGAAGCAAACCTTCTATCGTGAGATAAAACCAATTTCTGATTCATTCGAGTTGGAGGCGTTACGTGTAAATCAGCTTGATCGTGATCGTCTTTGTCGCGAAGGGAAGGACCCCGTAGATGCCATGACTGAGGCTAGTCGATGGGTTCGAGAAATTGCGGGTCCCTACAGACCAATACTTGTTGCCTACCCATTAAGTTTCGATTGGACATGGTTATATTGGTATTTTATCCGATTTTCTTCTGAAGGTTCGCCCTTCAACCATTCGGGTTGTTTTGACATAAAAACCGCCTATGCAGTCAAGGCCAGGATTCCGGTGTCAGCGTCCGGCCGGTCGAATCTTGAAAGCTGGCTTCGTCCCCACCATGAACACTCCCACCATGCCCTAGAAGATGCGATTGAGCAGGCAGAGATTTTTGCAAACTTGTTCAGGTGGAAGGGTAACCTTGATGGATTTTCTCCAAAAACGTCGGAAAAACGCTAATTCCCGCCTGGATGAGCTCACAAACGAATTGGAAAATGCACGTAACCTTGCTGATGGTAAGGCATGCGTCTATTTAATAGGATCTTACGGTCGTGGAGAGGCCTGTAATCACAGTGATCTAGACCTATTCATTGTTGGGGGTGGAACGAAAAAAGAGCGTGACCTAAAAAATCTTGATGAAATTTTGATAAAAGCTGAATTAATTAAGGCTACCAGAAAATTGAAATTTCCAGAATTCTCCGGTGATGGTGAGTATCTTTCACACTATACTGTTGATGAACTTATTGGAAATTTAGGTACACGTGATGATGATAATACCAACACATTTACAGCACGTCTCCTTCTGCTGTTAGAGAGTCGGCCGCTTTTAGAAGAAAATTTCTATTCAGAGGTAATCTCTAATGTAATTGCTGCCTACTGGAAGGATTTTGAACGTCATAAATCTGATTTTGTTCCAGCGTTTCTTATGAATGATATCCTCCGGCTTTGGAGAACATTTTGTGTGAATTACGAGGTTGGGCCTCAGAATAAAAAAGAAAAGCCAGATGAGAAGGCTAAAAGGAAGCTCAAAAATTACAAGCTCAAACATAGCAGACTTTTAACCTGCTATTCGGCTCTAGTGTATCTTATGGCAGTCATGGCTGAGCAAGGTACGGTAAGTCAAGACGATGCAAAGGAGATGGTTTTTCTTTCTCCCACTGAACGTCTTGAGTGGCTAAAAAACCAGACAAAATTTGGAGATAAGTCTGGTCAGGTGGATGAAATTATTTCCTTGTATGAAACGTTTTTGGAGAGAACCGATGCACCAAAGGGTAAGTTGATTGAAATATTTAAGGATCCCAAGAAATGCGAAGATGTTTTCCAAGAGGCCAAGGGATTTGGAGATCAAGTATATGAGCTACTTTGGTCAATAGGGAAGGACAACAAAGTTTTTCGAATTCTGGTTGTCTAGAAAACTAATCCCAATGGTTTGGGGTTTCAGGCCCAAGAAAAACTTAACCTGTTACTCTGTCCGAAGGGAAACTTAAAAAGCCGCCCGTGAGGTTGAAGACCTTGGTGAAGCCATGCTGAAGGAGAATGCGCGCAGCAAGGTATCCGCGTAATCCGACTCGACAATAGACGACGGTTTCTTGGGAGGGATCCAGTTGCTGAAGATGGTCTCTCAGCTCATCCACGGGAATGAGGCGGGAATGAGGGATATGCGCTTCTTGATATTCGTCCTTGGTCCGGACATCTAACAATTGGAGAGAAGGATTCGTCTTTATTTTCTGTTGTAATTCTTCTCCCGTGAGCGTGTTGACCTCACCACGTAGCGTATTGGCGGCGACGAAACCTGCCATAATGACCGGCCCTTTGGCCGAGTTAAATTGGGGGGCATAGGCCAAATCCAATTGTTCCAAATCCTGGACATTTAAATTTCCATGTATCGCAGTGGCCAATACATCAATGCGTTTATCCACTCCCTGATCCCCCACAATTTGAGCACCTAACAATCTTCCCGTCTGTTGCTCTACGACTAATTTCATGTGAAGCGCATCTGCTCCAGGATAATATTCTGCATGATCCAGGGGGTGGGTGAGGGAGACAAAGTAATTCAAGCCGTGGGCCTTGGCTTCGTGTTCGCTTAATCCCGTTTTGCCAGCGGTGATGCCCATGCTCTCAACAATTGCCGTTCCGAGGGCACCGTGAAACCTTAAGTCTCCGCCCGCAGCATTGGCTCCGGCGACCCTCCCCTGCTTATTGGCGGGGCCGGCTAAAGGAATTCTGGCATATTTGCCAGTCACGAGATGGAGCGTTTCGACCGCGTCACCGGCTGCATAGATATCGGGGTCAGAGGTTTGCTGTCGTGTATCCACGGCAATGCCTCCTGCTGCACCAATTTCAAGTCCTGCCTCTCTGGCAAGCTTGAGTTCCGGTCTGACGCCGATCGAGAGAATGGCCAGGTCCATCGGCAGCCGGGTTCCACTTTCTAATTCGGCTTCTTTGGCGAGATCGCCGTCCTGCCGAAATCCGTTGATACCGTCACCCGCAATAATCTTCACCCCCTTTTCTTGGAGATGATGAGCCACCAGGGTGGCCATGTCCTGATCAAAAGCAGGAAGTATTTGAGGAGCTTTTTCGACAATCGTCACGGCCAATCCAAGGCCTATCAGGGCCTCAGCCGATTCCAGTCCAATAAATCCCCCTCCAATCACCAAGGCGTGCTGAGAAGGTTGGCCAGCGAGAAAGGTTTTGATGGCATCAGAGTCAGGAACGGTTTTGACCGTAAAGATATTCCTGGCGTGAATGCCGGGTATGTCGGGCATGATGGCCCCGGCACCGGGTGCCAGAATGAGTGTGTCATAGGGGTGCGTGGTGATTGCCTGAGTCATCAGGTTTTTCACCTGTACGCATTTCGCCGTTCGGTCTATGTGAACGACTTCGTGTGACACGTAGGCTTGCACCCTGAAACGTTTCCAAAACCGCTCCGGGGTTTGAAGGAGAAGGTCATCACGATCCGAAATAGTCTCTCCCACATAATACGGGAGACCACAGTTGGCAAAGGAGACATAGGGCCCTTTTTCAAACATCTCAATATTTGCGGCTTCGTTGGTCCGACGCGCCTTGGCGGCCGCGCTCGCCCCGCCTGCCACGCCTCCGATAATGATGATGTTGAGGGACATGTTTCCTATTCTCCTTGCTCGACTTTAGACGACCACATGGGCTTTGATGATATTGGTTCCAAAGGCATTTCCCAATTGTTCTCCGGTGACGATGACAATGAGCCGGTTTTCCTGAAGTAGGCCGAGCGTTTTGAGGTGATCCTGGGCGGTATGAATTCGGTCATCGGTTTTATTGATTTGAGGAAATACACTTGAAGTCATGCCCCATACTAAAGCTAATTGACGGGTGACGGTTGGGGAGGGAGTCAATGCGAAAATCTTGACCGTCGGTCGATGGCGGGCCAATAGCATGGCTGTATGGCCGGACTCGGTGAAGACCACGATAGCTTGGGCATTAATGGATTTTGCAAGAGAGACGGCAGCTTCACAGACTGCTTCCGGAGTAGAACGCACGACTCCTTTGGGCGAATGGAGGTTTTGGCTTTTGCGGAACATTTCTTTTTCTGCTTGTCGAATAATCCGATCCATGACCTGGACCGCTTCCAAAGGAAAGTTTCCCATTGAAGTTTCGGCCGACAACATGACGGCATCAGTACCGTCCAGTACGGCGTTGGCCACATCCGAGGCTTCCGCGCGAGTGGGAAAAGCATTGCGAGTCATCGATTCCAGCATTTGTGTGGCGGTGATCACGGGCTTTCCCATACGATTGGCCTGTGCGATGATCTGCTTTTGCAGAAGCGGAACTTCTTCCGGGCTCATTTCCAGGGCCAGGTCTCCCCTAGCGACCATCACCCCGTCTGACGCATCCAGGATTTCATCAAGACATGTCAGGGCTTCAGGCCTTTCAATTTTGGCAATGAGAGGAATCACCGCTGATCGATCAGCCAAAGCCCTTTGGAGTGTGAGAATATCCTGCGGACTTCGAACAAACGAGAGGGCGATATAATCGGCTTCAATGTCGATGGCTACTTGAAGATCGTCGGCGTCTTTCTGCGTAAACCCCGGAATGTCGAGGGGGAGACCAGGGAAATTGACCCCTTTATGTGAGGTGACCTTGCCTCCCACCAGGACTTTGCAGATCAGTCGATTGGGTTCTTGCTTTTCCAGGGTGAGGGCCAGGTTTCCGTCATCAATGAGGACGATTTGACCTGGCTCCATTCGATCCGGGAAATGAGAAAGATTGACCGGCAGCGTTTCCTCCGATTCGTTTTGCCTTGAGCTTTGATCCGACTTCGCAACCAGTATAATATCCCGGCCTTTCTGCAAGAGGGTTCCTTCGTCCGGGAGTTTCCCCAGGCGGATTTTTGGACCTGCCAAATCTACAAGGATGGCCAGTGGCGTCTTTTCCTCAAGAGCAAGGCATCGCAGTCGTTGGATCGTGGTTTTGTGCCATTCCGCGGTTCCATGAGACATATTGAACCTGGCGACATTGATCCCGGCATGCAGGAGTTGTTTCAAGCATTCTAGTGAGGCAGTGGCAGGGCCAATCGTGGCTACAATTTTTACATGGCGCATGGGTATGGGATCTCCAAATTGGCTAAGGTGAAGCTACCAGACATTGGTGAGAGAAGCGGAAGATTTTTTGGCAACAACCGTCAATATTCCCCGGAGGTTTTCAGGTCTCACGGAGCTACGAACGGGAAGCACCCGTATGAAAAGAGAAATTCAAGGAATGGATGTGGTTGCTGATGGGATGGCCTCTGAGTCAGGCTCGAAGGATTCATCGGTGTTATGGTGTTAATGTTCGAAGAAATGAAAGGAGATGATTCAGCTCTTGTGGATTCAGATCGTGTTCCCAGGCTGGCATGGCCGTACCCGGACGTCCTTTTCGGAGCGTATCAAGGATGGTTTTGTCCGATTGCTTACCTAACAACGTGAGGTTGGCTGCTGGAGGAACCAAGACCGGTCCGATGGGGCCGTCTCCCTTGCCACCTGGTCCATGGCAGGTGACGCAATGTCGTTCATAAAGGGATTTTCCTTTTTGGGAATCGCCAGATTGAATGGAGGATTGACCGGGTGTGTCTGTCTGGTCGTCCCGCTGAGCGGGAGGCGCAGAAGGTGAAGGCTGGAGTGAATTTTGCGTCACCAAATAGTCGACCAATTGAGCCATGTCCTCATTCGGGATTGGACAGCCAAATGATTCTTTCATTTTGTTGACGATTTTCATCCATTGCCCATGAGGATGAGGTGGTTGCATATACACATACTCTGCCGAATGGCACATCAGACAGTACCGGCTGGCGAGTTCACTCCCGGAACCGGGTTGATACGATATCGGATCAGGAGGAAGATTAAGAATGGATACCTGCTGTTCCCTGTTTTCGCCATTGGCCGGAAGCCCCCACGCTAGTCCTGAAACCCACAGAAACACCACAATGACCATGCAAACACGCATCACGGGTTGTCCTCAGCTGGCTTGAATGTTCACTGCTTCGATCACATTACGAAGATATCCACTTGGATTCCATCGGGCACCGAACCGCTGTGATTCTCCAATCCGATTGATGGCCAATGATTGAAGTGCATATGCCTGTCCAGGCTTCGGAATAAATTTCGCTTCCCAGGGACGGAAGCTGAAATCTCCATAATCCTTTCCTAATCGGGCGGATAGCCATTGTTGTCCTCCATCCACGGAGACTAATACGCGATCAATGCCATAGCCCTGGTCAAAGGCGATGCCTTTAATGGTGCAAGATTCCCCTCCCGGAATGGTTCGACCCTCTTCCAGATTCGTGATAAAGGAGCGAACGGGCATTTTGCCAATGGGCACGGTATCGGTTAAGGCCTCTCCTGGTTTCACGCAATGACAAGGATTAGCCGGCAGGCGATAGGCTTGGGTCGTCCAAAAATTTTGATCGGCCTCATTGAGCACTTCAATATCATTCAGCATCTTCACCCAATAAGTGGCATACCATCCAGGCGCCACGAGGCGAAGGGGAAAGCCGTTCAGCATGGGGAGTGCCTCCCCGTTCATGGAGTGAGCGATCAACACCTCTTCCTGCAGGGCATCATCAAGCCTCAGCGATTTTCGTAAGTCAGGCGTGGCTTGTGCGACCGGTTGGTCCAGCCCATCGAACCTCACCTGTACTGCATCACCTTCTATTCCTGCCTTGAGAAGGAGATCACGAAGTCTGATTCCCTTCCAGTTGGCATTTCCCATCGCCCCATTTCCCCATTGTCCGCCGGGTACCCGTGGTTGAAAAAACCCGCGACTATTTCCGGCACATTGGGCGACGGCCGCAATTTCAACTTGTTCAAATTGGGTTTGTAATTCATGAAGGCTTAAGGATAGTGGGTGATTGACTCGACCGCGAATAGTCAGCCGGAAGCCGTTCATGTCAATTTTCTGAGGGATATTGGCAAGATGCCAGCGAACAAAAAAGGCATCATTGGGCGTAAAGATGTCCTCATTAAAAATATCGAATGGAGTTTCCAATTGGGGAGGTCTTGTGGTCATCACCAGGAGTGGCCGCTTCTGTGGAAAAGCGACCAATGGACGGCGACCTCGCTCGAAAGGAAGGGTGACGGTCGGGGAATCCTTAGCCCAAAGGCCTTTGGGAGTCAGTAGGCCTGTCAATCCAAGAGCCAGGCTTCCCTGCAATAAATGGCGACGGTCTATTCCCGATTTTTTTTCATTCATAGGTCAATCTACCTTGTCATTTTCCAATAGAAACCAGAATGCCTGCCCTTCTAGAGGCCAGGCCTTTATCTGAATGTACGGATAGAATAAATACCTACCATCTCCGCTCCTCAGAATATTCCAGAAAGCGCTATGAGGTCCATTCCTGGTTTTCCATTTTAATAATCCCATGCCGTTGATTTTTATACAGAATATTCATCTGAAATGGAGTTTTTTGGGGGGGACTAAAGCCCTAGATGACCTATCGACGAACCGATGGATAGTTGAGGGAGAAGACCCTGCTGCCATCGCCGTTTGGCTAGCAAGTTTGCCCGTTAAAGACACAAGGCTTATAACGGCTCACATCAAAATCGGTTTCCTCCTGATAGACCTGTTCGTTTCCGTTGACACCATCGACAAACGGGTCATTCCACATCGTATGGTTCCACCAATAAAAAACGGGAAACTCTAACGTGTAGTACACCGGATTTCCGTAGGTGCTTCGGACATGTCGTTCGACCGTTCGTCCCGTAATGTAATCGGCTTTCCCATTCCCTTTTAAGGAATACAGGGACAGCAGCATGAGGGCTTCCTGATCGTAGATTTCATCGATGCGCGTACTTTCGTCGGGTTCTATGGGCAAGGCTAAGGTCGTTGAGGGGGAGGGAGATTCGACTGAGGTGAACGCTAACCAGGTTGCAAGAACAACTAGAGGCATAACCGTCATAAGCCAAGTCCTCCTTCCTAGATGTGGTTCGGAATATGGCCTCAGGAAAAGGCCATGCTCGCGTACGGAACAAATTAGGGTTGAACAACCGCAAGGCCATGCGGATCCGCTGTTTCACTTCCCTCCCCGATATTGATGAGAGGGGTAATACCTATCAATTCACCGCCTTTTCCGGCATGTAACACTTTGATCATCGCCACTCCAGGCGTGGCCTCTTTCGCATATTGACATTCTTAAGGTGCCCGGTCAACGGATTCGGGACCTAAATGGCCACAAACGCCTCGTTGTGAGCGATAGAAAACTTACTGAGGTCGATGGCCGTATCATTGTTTTATTCTTTTCTCGATTCTACCCCATTGCCAAATGATCTCACATACAATATCACATACCAAGCCTCTTCTTCAGTCAACACCAGGGGGATGAAGGAGGCCATAGCAGTCCCCTGGCTGCCGTTTTGCAATATCCAAAAGAGTTCCCCATCGGTGCGAGCTGCCTGCCAGGTTTTATCCGTAAAATTCCGGGGAAGTTTTCCTCTTAATCCAGGTATATCTCCCAGGCCTTTTCCGTCTGGTCCATGACAGGTGACACAAAAGGCTTTGCCGTGAAAAATGTGTTTGCCCTTCTTAATATTCTCAGGGGTGGAGGGAAATGGATTTTCCCACGATCGCGCTTCGGCTATTTGATCCTGAGGTACCCGAGGCTTTAACACTTCAAGATCAGCCGCTTCACTTGGAAAAGCCCAGAGAATTTGAAAAATGAAATACCCCACCAGGAGCCATCCCAATTTCCGACGTATCACAAGTGCTCCTTAAAATAATGAGTTTGTAGGAATACAGGGAGAGCGACAGACCGCTCTCCCTGTGAGGTTAGATTATTCTGTTCGGAAGACGTGACCAAGCGAGGTTGGTATCGAGACGGCCCCATCTGGAACCACCTGATGCTTGCCCCAGAGGTGGAAGATGACTCCATCGGTTTTCCCAGCCGCTTCTGCCAGTGCTTTAACTTTGGCAGGGTCTTCAACATCGAGAATTTGCACGCGCCCGGTATCGATTTCGACTTGATGATCATGAAAGGCCCGATTCCACTGAATCAGGGGGACATTTTTGCGTGCGAGGTCTTTGGCAATAAAATATTCAATGGCCACCAGTTTGGCATTAGGATCGGTGGACTCATATAACTGACATTGCAACAGTTCATCCGAAATGCCCTTACAGTAATGATGGTACGGTCCTCCCACTGTCCCATCCGCCATCATATGCGGGGCCTGGATGTGAATATCATAGCCATCTGTCGGGCTTTTTCCCTCACTCATGGCTGGAGTGGTCATCCACCCCATGGCCAAAAGGCTAAACCCCCCCAACATCAAAACGGAACGAATTAAATGATGCATAGCAACCTCCTTGTGATTAAGGTGTGACAGACCTGACTGAATTCCAGGTTAGGGCCTGGGCAAAACTATAGACGTCCTATCGTGTAATAGCTAATGGGGTTCTATTGTTTGTCCAACTTGTGGATTTTGAATGTTGCATGATCCCTTTCGCTTTTTGTGTCGTCCGGTTTTGGAGAATCATGGGATCAAACGATTCGCCGCAATTAACGCATCGCCATATGGGCAACACATATACAGCTTCCTCCGGGTTATAGACTTGATCACTCATCAATAATCCTTCACATCGTGGACAATTCATCATGAATCTCCTTTCTTGCCTATATTTTTCGAGGAATTTTCAATTCGGTTCATGGGTAGCTTGGCTAACAGCATACCCATTAAACACGAATCGGTTAATCCCGCGTGCAGGAGCCCGGCTCCAACCAAGGCGGGGATGAAAAAGAATCCACCGTGAACCGTGAAGCCAAAGGCTACCCCTGCCAGAATCAACCCGCCTGCAATGGCTCGAACCTGTCCTTCAAGTGAAATTCGTTGTTGTCCCCGGACAACAGGCTTGCCCTGATTAACCCAGGCGGTAATGCCTCCTTGCAGAATTTCACAATTCGTCAGACCATGGTTGGTCAAATATTCGTAGGCAATCTTCACACGGTTCTGTGTTCGGCACAGTAACCTGATGGGGTGTTCACGAGAGAGAGTCTGTAGTTCCTCTACATAGGTATGGAGGTCTGGCAGAGGAATATTGCGAGAACCTGAAATGTGCATACCTTCAAATTCTTGCGGAGTCCT includes these proteins:
- a CDS encoding response regulator → MEQTTSKSRTAAMFSGQATLGRILVVDDEPDVRKVVKLSLEKAGYEVIEAEDGQQAVQEIKSGENPLLLDVILTDIRMPKLNGLEAIQFFQKEFPRVSLIVLTGFPDLTMATSLMKNGVIDYLVKPVEKEKLLTAVAKAMEQRELNHL
- a CDS encoding rhodanese-like domain-containing protein, whose protein sequence is MNFLRPPLHDVLPILPKSGDSEFNSSHLDPHSSLIPVDELRDHLQQLDPSQETVVYCRVGLRGYLAARILLQHGFIKVFNLTGGFLSFPQ
- a CDS encoding exonuclease, whose amino-acid sequence is MEKISQKVRAVFDENSSRGSDWVKEQSIDVYFSADVETDGPIPGPYSLLSFALVYAGRFDGHKFESPENLKQTFYREIKPISDSFELEALRVNQLDRDRLCREGKDPVDAMTEASRWVREIAGPYRPILVAYPLSFDWTWLYWYFIRFSSEGSPFNHSGCFDIKTAYAVKARIPVSASGRSNLESWLRPHHEHSHHALEDAIEQAEIFANLFRWKGNLDGFSPKTSEKR
- a CDS encoding nucleotidyltransferase domain-containing protein, producing MDFLQKRRKNANSRLDELTNELENARNLADGKACVYLIGSYGRGEACNHSDLDLFIVGGGTKKERDLKNLDEILIKAELIKATRKLKFPEFSGDGEYLSHYTVDELIGNLGTRDDDNTNTFTARLLLLLESRPLLEENFYSEVISNVIAAYWKDFERHKSDFVPAFLMNDILRLWRTFCVNYEVGPQNKKEKPDEKAKRKLKNYKLKHSRLLTCYSALVYLMAVMAEQGTVSQDDAKEMVFLSPTERLEWLKNQTKFGDKSGQVDEIISLYETFLERTDAPKGKLIEIFKDPKKCEDVFQEAKGFGDQVYELLWSIGKDNKVFRILVV
- a CDS encoding FAD-dependent oxidoreductase, which encodes MSLNIIIIGGVAGGASAAAKARRTNEAANIEMFEKGPYVSFANCGLPYYVGETISDRDDLLLQTPERFWKRFRVQAYVSHEVVHIDRTAKCVQVKNLMTQAITTHPYDTLILAPGAGAIMPDIPGIHARNIFTVKTVPDSDAIKTFLAGQPSQHALVIGGGFIGLESAEALIGLGLAVTIVEKAPQILPAFDQDMATLVAHHLQEKGVKIIAGDGINGFRQDGDLAKEAELESGTRLPMDLAILSIGVRPELKLAREAGLEIGAAGGIAVDTRQQTSDPDIYAAGDAVETLHLVTGKYARIPLAGPANKQGRVAGANAAGGDLRFHGALGTAIVESMGITAGKTGLSEHEAKAHGLNYFVSLTHPLDHAEYYPGADALHMKLVVEQQTGRLLGAQIVGDQGVDKRIDVLATAIHGNLNVQDLEQLDLAYAPQFNSAKGPVIMAGFVAANTLRGEVNTLTGEELQQKIKTNPSLQLLDVRTKDEYQEAHIPHSRLIPVDELRDHLQQLDPSQETVVYCRVGLRGYLAARILLQHGFTKVFNLTGGFLSFPSDRVTG
- the pyk gene encoding pyruvate kinase, with the translated sequence MRHVKIVATIGPATASLECLKQLLHAGINVARFNMSHGTAEWHKTTIQRLRCLALEEKTPLAILVDLAGPKIRLGKLPDEGTLLQKGRDIILVAKSDQSSRQNESEETLPVNLSHFPDRMEPGQIVLIDDGNLALTLEKQEPNRLICKVLVGGKVTSHKGVNFPGLPLDIPGFTQKDADDLQVAIDIEADYIALSFVRSPQDILTLQRALADRSAVIPLIAKIERPEALTCLDEILDASDGVMVARGDLALEMSPEEVPLLQKQIIAQANRMGKPVITATQMLESMTRNAFPTRAEASDVANAVLDGTDAVMLSAETSMGNFPLEAVQVMDRIIRQAEKEMFRKSQNLHSPKGVVRSTPEAVCEAAVSLAKSINAQAIVVFTESGHTAMLLARHRPTVKIFALTPSPTVTRQLALVWGMTSSVFPQINKTDDRIHTAQDHLKTLGLLQENRLIVIVTGEQLGNAFGTNIIKAHVVV
- a CDS encoding c-type cytochrome — translated: MRVCMVIVVFLWVSGLAWGLPANGENREQQVSILNLPPDPISYQPGSGSELASRYCLMCHSAEYVYMQPPHPHGQWMKIVNKMKESFGCPIPNEDMAQLVDYLVTQNSLQPSPSAPPAQRDDQTDTPGQSSIQSGDSQKGKSLYERHCVTCHGPGGKGDGPIGPVLVPPAANLTLLGKQSDKTILDTLRKGRPGTAMPAWEHDLNPQELNHLLSFLRTLTP
- a CDS encoding molybdopterin-dependent oxidoreductase; translation: MNEKKSGIDRRHLLQGSLALGLTGLLTPKGLWAKDSPTVTLPFERGRRPLVAFPQKRPLLVMTTRPPQLETPFDIFNEDIFTPNDAFFVRWHLANIPQKIDMNGFRLTIRGRVNHPLSLSLHELQTQFEQVEIAAVAQCAGNSRGFFQPRVPGGQWGNGAMGNANWKGIRLRDLLLKAGIEGDAVQVRFDGLDQPVAQATPDLRKSLRLDDALQEEVLIAHSMNGEALPMLNGFPLRLVAPGWYATYWVKMLNDIEVLNEADQNFWTTQAYRLPANPCHCVKPGEALTDTVPIGKMPVRSFITNLEEGRTIPGGESCTIKGIAFDQGYGIDRVLVSVDGGQQWLSARLGKDYGDFSFRPWEAKFIPKPGQAYALQSLAINRIGESQRFGARWNPSGYLRNVIEAVNIQAS
- a CDS encoding c-type cytochrome, yielding MIRRKLGWLLVGYFIFQILWAFPSEAADLEVLKPRVPQDQIAEARSWENPFPSTPENIKKGKHIFHGKAFCVTCHGPDGKGLGDIPGLRGKLPRNFTDKTWQAARTDGELFWILQNGSQGTAMASFIPLVLTEEEAWYVILYVRSFGNGVESRKE
- a CDS encoding DUF1264 domain-containing protein gives rise to the protein MHHLIRSVLMLGGFSLLAMGWMTTPAMSEGKSPTDGYDIHIQAPHMMADGTVGGPYHHYCKGISDELLQCQLYESTDPNAKLVAIEYFIAKDLARKNVPLIQWNRAFHDHQVEIDTGRVQILDVEDPAKVKALAEAAGKTDGVIFHLWGKHQVVPDGAVSIPTSLGHVFRTE
- a CDS encoding rhodanese-like domain-containing protein; protein product: MNMMLLDQKPKSGMGHKNQISPLSLNDPIYIDVRTPQEFEGMHISGSRNIPLPDLHTYVEELQTLSREHPIRLLCRTQNRVKIAYEYLTNHGLTNCEILQGGITAWVNQGKPVVRGQQRISLEGQVRAIAGGLILAGVAFGFTVHGGFFFIPALVGAGLLHAGLTDSCLMGMLLAKLPMNRIENSSKNIGKKGDS